The sequence GGAAGGTCTGACGGTCTTAGCCTTTGTGGGTCTGTCTTTATGGAAACTTTGATGTCTGTATAAGAAAGAAGGATTTCAAGTATCTCTCTTATACTGTAATCAGCACCTGTGCAGATGTTATACACCTCGCCCGGCTCGCACTTTTCAAGGGCTACCCAGTAGGCACGCACCATATCCCTTACATCAGTAAAGTCCCTGCGTGCATCAAGATTTCCGGTATATATCACAGGAGGGTTTTTACCTCTCTCTATTTCTGCGATCTGTTTTGCAAAATTGGATGATACGAAGACATCGCCCCGCCTTGGCCCGGTGTGGTTAAAAGCCCGTGTCCTTACTACATTAATCCCGTAGCTCTTAAAATACTGGTAGCTTAGCATATCCTGCCCGACCTTGCTTACTGCATAGGGGCTTAAAGGTCTTAGAGGATTTTCTTCTTTCACGGGGATTTCGCCTGCGTTTACAATACCATATTCCTCACTCGAACATGCTGTGAGAATAAATGGATTTATTCCAAGAGTCTTTACAGATTCTAAGATGTTGAGGTTGCCAATAATGTTTGTTGATAAAGTCTCCTCAGGCATATTCCATGAGGTAGGGACAAAACTTTGCGCTGCAAGATGGAATATCCTGTCCGGTTTGATAGAGCCTATGGCATTTGTGACTGAGTAAGAATCTCTGATATCGCATTCTACAAGATGGATTTCCGACGCAGTATGATGTTCGATGTTTTCCATCCTGCTGCGCCATCTGTAGAAGCCGTAAAGCTCTGAATCTTTTTTATTGGCAAGGATGAAATCTGCAAGATGGCTTCCGGCAAAACCGGTTATTCCTGTAATTAATATTTTCATCTTAACCCTTTTGTACATCAATAATATTGAAAAGGCTTGGCAGTCCCTGCAGAAGGCACCTGCTGTTTAGTGTCATCTTGTAACATTAAACAGAGCAGGACTGGCAAGCCTTTAAAACACTCTTTGCACGCATCGTGTTTTACCTGTTCTTCAGGCTCCAGTCATACGGAATGTCAGGCGATGAAATATCAATTCTGTGTTCATCAGGTGATGTGTAGTTATAAAGCTCTGTAGGGCAGTTCACCACCAGGGCTTCCGATTCGCTTATGCATTTAAATCCATGAATTACCATTGCAGGTATCTGAAGGAGAATTGGATTATGCTCCCCCATGAAAAACTCGTTTATCTCCCCCTTTGTTGGTGAACCTTCCCTGCTGTCGTAAAGAACTACCTTCATCATCCCTCTGACCACAACAAAATTATCAATCTGTTTCTTGTGGTAATGCCATCCTTTCACTACTCCGGGATAGGCTGTTGTAAGGTAAGACTGACCGAATTTGATAAACATCTCATCATCGTTCCGTATCATTTCCATTAGCCTGCCGCGCTCATCAGGGATAACACGAAGTTTCTTTGTCTTTACATCAGCTATCATCTTATTTCCTCCAGCATTTCAAATGCGATTTGTTTGTATTATACTTTGTCATCTATCAGTTCGCAAATACTCATATAGAAAAAATTATTAGTGCATCACCTTCGGGACAAACTCTTCAAATATGAATTTCGGGTCCTTGTCGGTTGTGTGGCAGACGACACAGACGTTTTCAGTTATTTCTGCTTCAGAGCTTTTGCTTTGAGGATGGTTATCTGTGACTTTGTGGCAAGCAGTGCAGCCTACGTTAATCATCTCCGGGGTTTTTGTGAAATTGATATAACCTCCTTTTCTTCCGTAGCCTATAGTGTGACAATAGAGGCATTCAGGGTCAAAATCGCGTCCATCTTTTATGAGAGTTTGAAAGGCTTCTGCATGTTTTGTGTTTGACCACTGATCATATTGTTCGCTGTGGCACTCTGCGCATTTTTCATTGGGCATATAAATATTTCCCATCCCTGCCCTGTACGCCTCATACTCCGGTATCGTTTCCCCCTCTGAGGAAGTTTTTTTGACTTCATCAAGATATTGGAGAAAAAGCTTTTCTACTTTTTTATCCGCAGGGAGAACTTTTGAAAGGGGAATGAATTCATCGTCTATTTTTTCAATCCTGTTTTTATCATCGAGACTGATTTTGAGCTTGCCAAGATATTCCCCGTCTTTTCTGGCATTAAAAATCGGCACTGACTTATGAACCGTTTTATGAGGATAATCTTTGTCCCAGTGTCCTTCTATTATAAGAGAAACTTGCGGATATTTTTCAATTAAGATTTTGTCTGTAGCCAAGTCCGCGTGCGAGACAATTATGATAATATCAGTTTTTGATTTTAAATAATCGAGATAAGCTTTTATGCGGCTTGTTTGCGAGCTAACTGTGACAGATTCAATATTTCTATCTGTCCCATCTGTCAATGAAAGGACTCCAATCTTTACTCCATCAATATCTTTTATTGTGTAGGGAGAGAAAAGGAGTGAAGTGCTTTCATGTGAGAAGAGCGATGCTGATATAAAAGGAAGTAAGTTCTGCCCGGTTTCATCCATAAGATACTTAAGCCCCAAGTTAAAATCCATCTCTCCGGGAGCAATGGCATCGTAGTGCATTACGGAATAGGCTTTAAGGATATACTGGAGTTTCCTTTTCTCAAAATCTGATTTACCGGCCGGAAATATATCTCCCCCGTCAAGGAGAAGTAAATCTTTGCTCTGGTTTCTCAAAGTTTCTATCATGTAAGCCCTCTGCGATATCCCGCCAAATGGATTTCCCGGACATCCGCAGGCAAGAAAAACATTGCGCGTGCTTCCCGTAAATAGGATTGTGAAGTCTTTTGCGTCTATGACAAAGGGGAACAGAAACAGAATTATAATAATTAATGCCGGGCTTTTTTTCATATTTTTATAATAATTCATTTAAAAAATAAAAACTACTAAACAGGTTACCTGATTTAGCAAATTTTAAAACCATATTCTTCAGGGCTAAAGCTTTTGAACAGGCAGACATTGAAAAAAATGAATTTATTGAGCATACTTTAATTAAGAAGGATTTAAGCAATTGAGGTGAAAAATATGTTTACCTTGCATCCTGAATTTATGACAAAAGAGGGGAACAAAAAGTTTGTTGTCCTCCCTTATGAAGAATTTACCGCCCTACAGGAATTGATAAGAAAATATGAGGCTGAGAGTGAGTTTACTGTTCAGCCTTCGTTGATATTTGACAATGTAGAACGGGATCTTGGCCTTTAAATGAGTAATTGAGTCCAACCTGTATAGAAATGACGGAGAAAAATTGCATTTTTAGCTTGATAAAAATGCTTTTTAGCGGTTACTTGTTGCTGATAAAATGCAAAATGTATCCGTTTATACTGTCTCCGATATTACAAGGCTCATCAAGGGTAAGCTTGAAAGAGAATTTCCTGAACTCTGGATAGAGGGGGAAATATCCAATCTCAGCAAGCCTGTCTCAGGCCACATCTATTTTACCTTAAAAGATGATAAAGCCCAGTTGCAGGTTGCCATGTTCCGTCCAAAACCTTCTTTCATTAAGTTCAACCTTGAAGACGGGATGAAAGTCCTTGTAAACGGAAGGATCACAGTCTATGAGGCAAGGGGAAATTACCAGCTCATAGCAAACCAGATTGAACCCCGCGGCATAGGCGCCCTCCAGCTTGCCTTTGAGAAACTCAAAAAAAAACTTGCAGCCGAAGGACTTTTCTCAGAAGAACATAAAAAAGAGCTCCCATCATTCCCTGAGACAATCGGCGTGATAACATCTTCTACAGGTGCTGCAATAAGGGATATTTTGAACATCCTCAAAAGACGTGCTCCGCGGATCCGCGTAATAATATATCCTGTGCGGGTGCAAGGGGAGGAATCAGCCGGCGAGATAGAGGCAGGGCTTAAAACTTTAAACACTATCGATGAGATAGATGTCATAATCCTTGCCAGAGGCGGAGGTTCCCTCGAAGACCTCTGGTCATTTAATGAAGAGATTGTCGCAAGGGCAATCTTTGCATCCGAAAAACCGGTCATCTCAGCAGTCGGACATGAAATAGACTACACTATCTCAGATTTTGTAGCTGATCTTCGCGCTCCCACGCCATCTGCGGCGGCAGAGCTTGTGATCCCGTCAAAGGATGAGCTTAAAAACAGACTTATTTCAAACTGCAAACACATTGTAAACGCGATGCGTTCATGTATCTCACAGCAAAAGCAGGAGCTTGAAAGCGCTTCTTCAAAGTTAGCACATCTTTCTCCTCAAAACAAAATTGAGTCCCTTCAGCAGCTTGTTGATGACATGCTTCACAGGATAGAGGTAAGAGCAAGGGAAATGATTTCAAAGGGAAGGTTAAGGACAAATCATAATTATATTGAAATCCTGCGCCATGATCCCAAACATCTCCTTTCAGAGAAAAAAGGAGAACTTTCATCCCTGCTTCTTAAAATGAGAAGGATAATTGAGATAAAACTCTTTAGAATAAACACATCTCTTAAGGAGAAGGAAGGGGTGCTCGGCATATTGTCCCCTTATTCACAGATTGAGAGGGGTTACATGATAGCAAGGAAAATGCCCGGAATGTCACTTGTTAAAAGCATAACAGATGTAACAGCGGGTGAACGGCTAAGCCTCCTTGCCAGGGGAGGAGAGATAAACTGCACTATTAATGAAATAACAGAAAAAATATGGAGTAAATAAAATGAAAAAAAACAGCTTTGAAGAATCATTCAGTAAACTTGAAGAAATAGTAAAAAAGCTTGAAGAAGGAAACATCTCTCTTGAAGAATCTGTCGCACTCTTCCAGGAAGGGATAAAACTTAACAAGATTTGCAATGCCAAGCTTGAGGAAGCAGAGAAAAAAATAGAAATCCTGCTAAAAGATGCTGATGGGAATATCACCTATGCGCCTTTTGAGGTTAAGGAAGATGATAAAGAAGAAGACGAATAAATAAAATGGAAACAAAAGAATATCTGAAATCCAGACAAAAAATACTGGATGTTGAGCTTAAACGCCTTCTTCCAAAAACAACTGTTTATCCTCAGACAATCAGAAAATCCATGAGATACAGTACATTTGCCGGAGGTAAAAGACTTCGTCCCATGCTCTGTATGGCAGCATGCGAGTCTTTTGGCGGAAGCTATAAAAAAGCACTCCCTTTTGCCTGTGCGCTTGAAATAATACATACTTATTCTCTCATCCATGACGACCTTCCGGCCATTGACAATGATGACTTGCGCCGGGGAATGCCAACTAACCATAAGATATTCGGCGAGGCAATGGCAATTCTTGCCGGAGATGCCCTTCTTACGCTGGCTTTCAAAATATCTTCTGGAAAAGAGGCTGTAAAGGCCGTGGGGACAGAGAGCGCATTGCGGATAACCCATGAGATTGCCAATTATGCAGGGGTAGACGGAATGGTTGGCGGACAGGTTGCAGACATTGAATCGGAGCATAGGAAGGTACCGGCAAATAGGGTGACTTTCATACATATGAACAAAACAGCAGCCCTTATCACCGCCTCTGTAAGGGCAGGCGCCATTGCCGCAGGCTGCCAGGAGAAGATTATTCAAAAATTAACTGTTTTCAGTGAAAAAATTGGTTTGGCTTTTCAGATTACTGATGATATTTTAAATGTTGAGGGTGATGAGCAGATTATAGGCAAGAGTGTTGGCAGCGATGCTAAGCTCGGAAAAGCAACTTATCCTGCTGTATTTGGACTTGAAAAATCAAGGCAAATAGCATTAAAGCTTGTACGGGATTCTATGGATATGATTGATTCAGTTAAACCAAAAACCTTTTATCTGAAAGAGATAGCAGGTCTCATTGTTGCCCGCAGAAGATAACTGATGGTCTTACAAGAAAGTTAAATGGCTAAAATACTTGATAAAATAAATTTTCCCTCTGATATAAAATCCCTTCCTCTTGAGGAACTTGATGAGCTTGCAGGGGATGTAAGGGAACTGATAATAGATGTAATATCGAGAAACGGTGGACATCTTGCATCTAGCCTCGGAGTCGTTGAACTGACGATTGCGCTACATTATGTCTTTGATACCCCGGTGGACAAGATAATCTGGGATGTGGGTCACCAGGCATATGCCCATAAGATACTGACTGGAAGAAAAGACAGGTTCAATACGATCCGGAAATACGGTGGATTGAGCGGCTTTCCCCATCCGGAGGAAAGCGAGTATGATTCCTTTGTGGCAGGACATGCAAGCACTGCCATCTCAGTTGCACTCGGGATACTCGAGGGGATCGAAAAGAACGAAAAACCGGGCAAGGTTGTGGCGGTTGTCGGAGACGGTTCCCTTACAGGGGGAATGGCTTTTGAAGGCCTTAATCAGGCAGGTCATATAAAGAATAATTTTACTGTCATACTCAATGACAACAAGATGTCTATCTCGCCTAATGTGGGTGCTCTTGCTGCTTATTTGTCTAAGGTCACGACAGGCACAAAATACATGAAATTCAGAAAAGATGTTGAAGCGCTTCTTGCAAGCTTTCCTAAAATCGGCTCTCAGTTAGTAAAGAAAGTAAAACAGGTTGAAGAGGCTTTAAAAAGCCTCATAGTCCCCGGGATACTTTTTGAAGAACTTGGATTTAAATATGTGGGACCCATAGATGGACATAATATCAACCATCTCATTGAAACGCTGAAGAATGTAAAAAAACTTGAAGGTCCTGTTCTTGTCCATGTAATCACTATGAAGGGAAAGGGGTACCATCATGCGGAAGATGATCCGTCCACATTTCACGGCGTAGCGCCCTTTGACATAGTGAGCGGTGAGTTTGACGGTAACGGAGGAGCAGTTTCCTATACCCAGATATTCTCAGAAACACTTATAAAGATTGCGGAAAAAGATAAAAGAATTGTGGCAGTTACTGCTGCCATGGCCGAGGGAACGGGGCTTTGTATCTTCAGGGAAAAATTCCCTGAACGTTTTTATGATGTTGGAATTGCGGAACAACATGCTGTGACATTTTCTGCCGGCCTTGCATCGCAGGGAATGAAGCCGGTTGTTGCTATATATTCAACATTTTTACAAAGAGCCTATGACCAGATCATACACGATACATGCATCCCGCATCTTCCGGTTGTCTTCGCTGTTGACAGGGCAGGCATAGTCGGGGCTGACGGCGTCACGCATCAGGGGACACTCGATATTTCGTACCTCAGGCTTATACCCGGCATTACCTTAATGGCCCCGAAGGATGAGAATGAGCTCCAGCATATGCTGTTTACTGCTTTTACAATCAACGGACCTGTGGTCTTACGATATCCGCGCAGTGTTTGCGAAGGTGTGGTTATGGATGAGGAGTTAAAGCTCATTCCTGTCGGGAAAGCGGAGATAATGACTGAAGGAAATGACATACTTATCATCGCCTCCGGTAATATGGTGCATCCTGCTTTGTGTGCAGGAGAAAAACTTAAAAAAGAAGGGATAAGCTCGACGGTTTTGAATTTAAGATTCATAAAGCCCTTGGACAGCGAAACAATTTTGAAATTAGCCGGAAAAATTACTACTATTTTAACAGTAGAAGAAAACACTATCCCGGGAGGAATGGGAAGCGCTATTATAGAAATGCTCGCAGAGAAGGGAATAACAAACCTTAATATAAAGCTGATGGGGATACCGGACGAATTTGTCCCGCACGGTTCTCAAAAACAGCTCCGTGAGAGATACGGTCTTACCATAGAAGGAATTGTATCAGCAGCAAAGAGCATGATAGAAAATAAAAAAGTTTCAGAACTCTCAATTAAGAGAAAAATAAAGGAGGTTGGCATAATTGGCAAAAACTAAAGTAGCTGTAATAAAAACCAAACCTGAATCCGCAGTGGAAGACTATGGCAAACTTCTTGAGATGGCAGAGTTCGAAAAATTTCTCACTAAGGGGAAACCTGTCATTCTTAAGGAGAATATCTCATGGCATTTCCCTTATCCTGGGGCCAATACTACGCCGTGGCAGCTTGAAGGAACAATCAAGAAACTTAGAGAAAAAGGATACGGCGATCTTGTGGCTGTTTCGAATGAGACAGTTGTCACAAATGCATTTAAAGGTGAGAAGCTTAACAAGTTCACCCCTGTCTTTGAAAAATACAACATCCCAGTGAAATATAATTTCCTCCCAAAAGATATAAAATGGGTTCGCTATGAGCCAAAGGCAAAGATGATGGTGCTTGATAAGATTTTCCCGGATGGCATCTATCTGCCGGACTTCTTCTTCGACAAAAATATAGTTCATCTGCCGACTGTGAAATGCCATATATATACTACGACTACGGGAGCTATGAAAAATGCCTTCGGCGGACTGCTCAACACACGCAGGCATTATACGCATAGCGACATCCACAGAACATTGGTTGACCTCCTGAAGATCCAGAAAGAGATTCACTCAGGGATTTTTGCGGTAATGGACGGCACTACCTGCGGCAACGGCCCGGGACCCCGCACTATGATTCCTGTAGAAAAAGATTACATCCTTGCAAGCGGTGATTGTGTTGCGATCGATGCTGTGGCAAGCAAGATGATGGGGTTTGATCCGATGAAGCTCGACTATATCAGGGTTGCACACGAAGAAGGCCTGGGAACAGGAAGATTGGACGAAATAGAAATAGTAGGGGAAGATATATCAAAGGTGGATTTCAAATTCTATGTAGGCGACAACCTGGCGAGCCATGTGGGCGACCTTCTCTGGTTCAGCCCGCTAAAGATTATGCAAAAGCTGTTTTTCCATACGCCGCTTGTTTATCTCTTTGTTTTCGGTTCCTTCTTCTACCATGACTATCTCTGGTATCCGGTCTTTGGAAGGAAAGCTGTAAACAATTTCCTGAAAACCAAGTGGGGAAAGCTTTTCGCCAGCTATTGATTAGTTAAAGAAAATTCAACCACAGAGGTCACAGATTACAAAACAATCTGCAGCTTCTGTGGTTTTTTATATTCCAGCCCATAGTCAAAAGTAGACCGAGGCGACAAGGAGGAAGCGACGCAGGCGTACTGTTTTGTACGTCGAGGAGCTGACGACGCAGGCAACGAAGGGATACAAATGAATATTGGCTGGAATTGCGAATGCAAGATTTGTGCGTCAGGCGAGGAAGCGGAGGATTAGCATACCGGAGCATATTTCTGGATATGTGAGGATTGCTAACCGGACGCTGACAAAGCATCACGCCAAAGCTTGCGTTCGCCCTTAGTCACGCGGGATTTCGAGCATGCGTTTGAGAGATAAATACGCCCTCCCCCTCACCGGCTCCTCAACCTTAATGACAGGCTCAAGGCGTTCAAGGGCAAGGACAATATCCACAAGCCTTGTGAGCTTCATGTTAGGGCAGATCATCCGTGTCCTTGATGGATGAATAAATTCCTTTTCCGGGTTATCTTTTTTAAGCCTGTAAAAAATCCCCTCCTCGGTACCTATTATAAATTTTTTTGCAGGACTCTCTTTTACATACGTTAGCATTCCTGATGTGCTGCATATGTGGTCTGCAAACTCAAGGACTTCAGGCGGACATTCCGGATGAG is a genomic window of Candidatus Schekmanbacteria bacterium containing:
- a CDS encoding dTDP-4-dehydrorhamnose 3,5-epimerase family protein, which produces MIADVKTKKLRVIPDERGRLMEMIRNDDEMFIKFGQSYLTTAYPGVVKGWHYHKKQIDNFVVVRGMMKVVLYDSREGSPTKGEINEFFMGEHNPILLQIPAMVIHGFKCISESEALVVNCPTELYNYTSPDEHRIDISSPDIPYDWSLKNR
- a CDS encoding DUF362 domain-containing protein; amino-acid sequence: MAEFEKFLTKGKPVILKENISWHFPYPGANTTPWQLEGTIKKLREKGYGDLVAVSNETVVTNAFKGEKLNKFTPVFEKYNIPVKYNFLPKDIKWVRYEPKAKMMVLDKIFPDGIYLPDFFFDKNIVHLPTVKCHIYTTTTGAMKNAFGGLLNTRRHYTHSDIHRTLVDLLKIQKEIHSGIFAVMDGTTCGNGPGPRTMIPVEKDYILASGDCVAIDAVASKMMGFDPMKLDYIRVAHEEGLGTGRLDEIEIVGEDISKVDFKFYVGDNLASHVGDLLWFSPLKIMQKLFFHTPLVYLFVFGSFFYHDYLWYPVFGRKAVNNFLKTKWGKLFASY
- a CDS encoding type II toxin-antitoxin system Phd/YefM family antitoxin yields the protein MFTLHPEFMTKEGNKKFVVLPYEEFTALQELIRKYEAESEFTVQPSLIFDNVERDLGL
- a CDS encoding GDP-mannose 4,6-dehydratase — translated: MKILITGITGFAGSHLADFILANKKDSELYGFYRWRSRMENIEHHTASEIHLVECDIRDSYSVTNAIGSIKPDRIFHLAAQSFVPTSWNMPEETLSTNIIGNLNILESVKTLGINPFILTACSSEEYGIVNAGEIPVKEENPLRPLSPYAVSKVGQDMLSYQYFKSYGINVVRTRAFNHTGPRRGDVFVSSNFAKQIAEIERGKNPPVIYTGNLDARRDFTDVRDMVRAYWVALEKCEPGEVYNICTGADYSIREILEILLSYTDIKVSIKTDPQRLRPSDLPVLCGDNSKFCKATGWKPEIPLKQTLLDILNYWRRKVGDKFP
- a CDS encoding 1-deoxy-D-xylulose-5-phosphate synthase, giving the protein MAKILDKINFPSDIKSLPLEELDELAGDVRELIIDVISRNGGHLASSLGVVELTIALHYVFDTPVDKIIWDVGHQAYAHKILTGRKDRFNTIRKYGGLSGFPHPEESEYDSFVAGHASTAISVALGILEGIEKNEKPGKVVAVVGDGSLTGGMAFEGLNQAGHIKNNFTVILNDNKMSISPNVGALAAYLSKVTTGTKYMKFRKDVEALLASFPKIGSQLVKKVKQVEEALKSLIVPGILFEELGFKYVGPIDGHNINHLIETLKNVKKLEGPVLVHVITMKGKGYHHAEDDPSTFHGVAPFDIVSGEFDGNGGAVSYTQIFSETLIKIAEKDKRIVAVTAAMAEGTGLCIFREKFPERFYDVGIAEQHAVTFSAGLASQGMKPVVAIYSTFLQRAYDQIIHDTCIPHLPVVFAVDRAGIVGADGVTHQGTLDISYLRLIPGITLMAPKDENELQHMLFTAFTINGPVVLRYPRSVCEGVVMDEELKLIPVGKAEIMTEGNDILIIASGNMVHPALCAGEKLKKEGISSTVLNLRFIKPLDSETILKLAGKITTILTVEENTIPGGMGSAIIEMLAEKGITNLNIKLMGIPDEFVPHGSQKQLRERYGLTIEGIVSAAKSMIENKKVSELSIKRKIKEVGIIGKN
- the xseB gene encoding exodeoxyribonuclease VII small subunit, which produces MKKNSFEESFSKLEEIVKKLEEGNISLEESVALFQEGIKLNKICNAKLEEAEKKIEILLKDADGNITYAPFEVKEDDKEEDE
- a CDS encoding exodeoxyribonuclease VII large subunit translates to MQNVSVYTVSDITRLIKGKLEREFPELWIEGEISNLSKPVSGHIYFTLKDDKAQLQVAMFRPKPSFIKFNLEDGMKVLVNGRITVYEARGNYQLIANQIEPRGIGALQLAFEKLKKKLAAEGLFSEEHKKELPSFPETIGVITSSTGAAIRDILNILKRRAPRIRVIIYPVRVQGEESAGEIEAGLKTLNTIDEIDVIILARGGGSLEDLWSFNEEIVARAIFASEKPVISAVGHEIDYTISDFVADLRAPTPSAAAELVIPSKDELKNRLISNCKHIVNAMRSCISQQKQELESASSKLAHLSPQNKIESLQQLVDDMLHRIEVRAREMISKGRLRTNHNYIEILRHDPKHLLSEKKGELSSLLLKMRRIIEIKLFRINTSLKEKEGVLGILSPYSQIERGYMIARKMPGMSLVKSITDVTAGERLSLLARGGEINCTINEITEKIWSK
- a CDS encoding polyprenyl synthetase family protein, encoding METKEYLKSRQKILDVELKRLLPKTTVYPQTIRKSMRYSTFAGGKRLRPMLCMAACESFGGSYKKALPFACALEIIHTYSLIHDDLPAIDNDDLRRGMPTNHKIFGEAMAILAGDALLTLAFKISSGKEAVKAVGTESALRITHEIANYAGVDGMVGGQVADIESEHRKVPANRVTFIHMNKTAALITASVRAGAIAAGCQEKIIQKLTVFSEKIGLAFQITDDILNVEGDEQIIGKSVGSDAKLGKATYPAVFGLEKSRQIALKLVRDSMDMIDSVKPKTFYLKEIAGLIVARRR